In the Mya arenaria isolate MELC-2E11 chromosome 11, ASM2691426v1 genome, one interval contains:
- the LOC128210008 gene encoding C1q-related factor-like has protein sequence MNTMIFIVILAAIRFQMLVAFPEPQCSNNDFQEKILEKTVRMELHIELLEKENKELKNQLLLTQNNYNVDLAAQNARLGEIEALILAKSLNTETRIAEAAETIMEKYTNGYCTKHKIIFRATLSTQSLALTAGKTAVFDTVHANFGNAYNPINGIFTPPLNGTYVFQFSMGNPTGKPGRLFLKKNAEFIDYVIAGHTSGWDIAGKTAFFYLEVGDIVYVEGTGYNAGTYDVNESIHSSFSGALMHAC, from the exons atgaacacaatgatatttattgtgattttgGCTGCAATTAGATTCCAAATGTTGGTCGCGTTTCCTGAACCTCAGTGCTCCAACAACGATTTTCAAGAGAAAATTCTGGAAAAAACGGTGCGGATGGAACTGCATATAGAGTTGTTAGAAAAGGAGAATAAAGAACTGAAAAATCAGCTGTTATTGACACAGAATAACTACAACGTTGATCTGGCTGCCCAAAATGCAAGGCTGGGTGAAATAGAAGCGCTGATACTCGCGAAAAGTTTAAACACTGAAACACGAATTGCTGAAGCCGCAGAGACTATTAtggaaaaatatacaaatggtTATT GTACAAAACACAAGATCATATTCAGAGCAACACTTAGTACGCAATCTTTGGCATTGACCGCTGGGAAAACTGCGGTCTTCGATACCGTTCATGCAAATTTCGGCAACGCTTACAACCCTATCAATGGTATCTTTACACCTCCTTTAAACGGAACGTATGTGTTTCAATTTTCCATGGGTAATCCAACTGGAAAGCCAGGACGACTTttcttgaagaaaaatgcagaGTTCATCGACTATGTCATCGCCGGACACACTTCCGGGTGGGACATTGCAGGAAAAACAGCCTTTTTTTACCTAGAAGTTGGAGATATTGTGTATGTTGAGGGTACAGGTTACAATGCCGGTACATATGACGTAAACGAAAGTATTCATTCAAGTTTCTCCGGAGCACTGATGCACGCTTGCTAA
- the LOC128210009 gene encoding C1q-related factor-like, with amino-acid sequence MNTMAYIVILAALSVQMLVAFPEPQCSNYDFQEKLLEKTVRMELHIELLEKENKELKNQQLLTQNNYNADLAALNARLGEIEAQILANSLNTEKRISDAADTLTERYTNGYCATNKIIFRAKLSKQSLPLTTQQIVVFDTVQDNVGNAYNADSGVFTSQLNGTYVFQFAIGNPTGKPGAMFLKKNSEGIDYAIAGHTSGWNIAGKTAFLYLEAGDTVYVVGEGHVAGTYGTDRHHSSFSGVLMHAC; translated from the exons atgaaCACGATGGCATATATTGTGATTTTGGCTGCACTTAGTGTACAAATGTTGGTCGCGTTTCCAGAACCTCAGTGCTCCAACTACGATTTCCAAGAGAAACTTCTAGAAAAAACGGTGCGGATGGAACTGCATATAGAATTGTTAGAAAAGGAGAATAAAGAACTGAAAAATCAGCAGTTATTGACCCAGAATAACTACAACGCTGATCTGGCTGCCCTTAATGCAAGGCTTGGTGAAATAGAAGCGCAGATACTCGCGAACAGTCTAAACACCGAAAAACGAATTTCAGATGCCGCCGATACTCTTACTGAGAGATATACCAACGGATATT GTGCAACAAACAAGATCATATTCAGGGCAAAACTGAGTAAACAATCGCTGCCATTGACCACTCAACAAATTGTCGTCTTCGATACCGTTCAGGACAACGTCGGCAACGCTTACAACGCTGATAGTGGCGTATTCACATCTCAGTTAAACGGAACGTACGTGTTTCAATTTGCCATTGGCAATCCAACTGGAAAACCGGGAGCAATGTTTTTGAAGAAGAATTCTGAAGGCATCGACTATGCTATCGCAGGACACACTTCTGGATGGAACATTGCAGGAAAAACGGCCTTCCTCTACTTAGAAGCCGGAGATACTGTTTATGTTGTCGGTGAAGGTCACGTTGCCGGCACATATGGTACCGACAGACATCACTCTAGCTTTTCAGGGGTGCTGATGCACGCTTGCTAA